One region of Tachysurus vachellii isolate PV-2020 chromosome 11, HZAU_Pvac_v1, whole genome shotgun sequence genomic DNA includes:
- the LOC132853785 gene encoding low-density lipoprotein receptor-like, whose protein sequence is MKPDGSENKKITNTTGTSGALTSHTADNTLYWTNTEHIYRLVLDALDHEPTVMFSGVSGIVGLAVDWINEVLYWTSNSTGAVHAAELNGCEHTPLISGLSSPTAVAVQPVVGFLFWADAGVSPRIERSGLNGQNRKILVSAIIQNPVSIALDVPRGLLYWADSGLNTVSRVAYDGLHRKTVVESNGYLNQPFGLAVFEVSVFSLCAAV, encoded by the exons ATGAAGCCTGATGGGTCTGAGAATAAAAAGATCACCAACACAACAGGAACATCAGGAGCTTTAACCTCTCACACTGCTgataacacactgtactggaccaacactgaacacatctacag gttGGTTCTGGATGCATTAGATCATGAACCCACAGTGATGTTCTCTGGAGTCAGTGGGATTGTGGGTCTGGCTGTGGACTGGATTAATGAGGTTCTGTACTGGACCAGTAACAGTACTGGAGCTGTTCATGCTGCAGAACTGAACGGATGTGAACACACTCCTCTAATCTCGGGTCTGTCGTCCCCGACCGCTGTCGCCGTGCAGCCTGTAGTCGG TTTCCTGTTCTGGGCCGACGCTGGAGTTTCTCCCAGAATCGAGCGCTCTGGTCTGAACGGACAGAACAGGAAAATCCTGGTCAGCGCCATTATTCAGAACCCCGTCTCCATCGCTCTCG ACGTTCCCCGTGGGCTGCTGTACTGGGCCGACTCGGGCCTGAACACCGTGTCGAGGGTGGCGTATGACGGCCTGCACAGAAAGACGGTGGTGGAATCAAACGGTTATCTGAACCAGCCGTTTGGACTGGCCGTGTTTGAGGTTAGTGTTTTCAGCTTGTGTGCTGCAgtgtga